In Epinephelus moara isolate mb chromosome 9, YSFRI_EMoa_1.0, whole genome shotgun sequence, a genomic segment contains:
- the LOC126395901 gene encoding calcium/calmodulin-dependent protein kinase kinase 2, with protein MFPCHVTPWPSAEPPASCGHAPPAQPSQPLPDLLCSCPAPPLNTHSETPSPDPMESLIVVTEYEPSRPPGEAGEEEVEEMDSSETPEPASCVAPSFRTSSCDLLSHTVSRSEALLPESQEQRGRLNLSDRKLSLQERSQTATSPCNSPGLNGRYIYPSLPYSPITSPHSSPRLPRRPTVESHSVSITDLQDCVQLNQYKLKDEIGKGSYGVVKLAYNEDDNTYYAMKVLSKKRLMRQAGFPRRPPPRGARAAPEGPPQPKGPLERVYQEIAILKKLDHSNVVKLVEVLDDPSEDHLYMVFELVKQGAVMEVPTDKPFSEDQSRFYFRDLLRGIEYLHYQRIIHRDVKPSNLLVGEDGHIKIADFGVSNQFEGADALLTSTVGTPAFLAPEALSETRKNFSGKALDVWAMGVTLYCFVFGVCPFMDERILSLHQKIKTQPVELPDRADISDDLKDLLLKMLDKNPETRISIPQIKVHPWVTRHGAEPLPPEDDNCCMLIEVTEEEVENSVKHIPSLATVILVRTMLRKRSFGNPFDWARKEDRSNLCAPGQMLTKQESGDSMRSMELPYVGEDEALS; from the exons ATGTTTCCTTGTCACGTAACTCCCTGGCCCTCCGCTGAACCGCCGGCCTCCTGTGGTCATGCGCCGCCAGCACAGCCCTCACAGCCCCTGCCTGATCTGCTGTGCAGCTGTCCCGCTCCACCTTTGAACACCCACTCTGAGACGCCCTCGCCAGACCCCATGGAGTCCCTCATCGTGGTCACGGAGTACGAACCCAGCAGACCGCCCGGAGAGGCTGGGGAGGAGGAG GTAGAAGAAATGGACAGTTCTGAGACGCCCGAGCCAGCTTCCTGTGTGGCGCCATCTTTCCGGACTTCCTCCTGCGACCTGCTGTCGCACACAGTCAGCCGCTCAGAGGCTCTGCTACCTGAAAGCCAAGAGCAAAGGGGAAGATTAAACCTGTCAGACCGGAAGCTGTCTCTGCAGGAGCGCTCGCAAACTGCAACATCACCCTGCAACTCACCTGGACTCAACGGGCGCTATATTTACCCGTCGCTACCCTACTCTCCCATCACATCGCCCCACTCCTCTCCACGCTTGCCCCGCCGGCCCACTGTGGAGTCCCACAGTGTGTCCATCACAGACCTCCAG GACTGTGTTCAGCTCAACCAGTACAAGCTGAAAGACGAGATTGGAAAG GGCTCCTATGGTGTTGTCAAGTTGGCTTACAATGAGGATGACAACACATACTAT GCGATGAAGGTGTTGTCCAAGAAGAGGCTGATGAGACAGGCGGGTTTCCCAC GGAGACCTCCCCCTCGTGGAGCCAGAGCAGCCCCTGAGGGTCCCCCCCAGCCCAAAGGACCCCTGGAGCGGGTCTATCAAGAGATCGCCATCCTGAAAAAGCTAGACCATTCTAATGTGGTGAAACTAGTCGAG GTTTTGGATGACCCCAGCGAGGACCATCTGTACATGG TGTTCGAGCTGGTCAAGCAAGG GGCTGTGATGGAGGTGCCGACAGATAAACCTTTCAGCGAGGACCAGTCACGCTTTTACTTCCGAGATCTGCTCAGGGGAATCGAGTACT TACATTACCAGAGGATCATCCACAGAGACGTTAAACCGTCCAACCTGCTGGTGGGAGAAGATGGACACATCAAGATCGCAGACTTCGGAGTCAGTAACCAGTTTGAGGGGGCCGATGCCCTTCTGACCAGCACGGTGGGAACACCTGCTTTCCTGGCACCTGAAGCGCTCTCGGAGACCAGAAAGAACTTCTCTGGGAAG GCGTTGGATGTTTGGGCCATGGGAGTGACACTTTACTGCTTCGTCTTTGGAGTG TGTCCATTCATGGACGAGCGCATCCTTAGTCTTCATCAGAAAATCAAGACACAGCCTGTGGAGTTACCTGACCG TGCTGACATCTCAGACGATCTCAAAGATTTGTTGCTGAAAATGCTGGACAAGAATCCAGAAACCAGGATATCAATCCCACAGATTAAG GTGCACCCATGGGTAACAAGGCATGGTGCTGAGCCTCTTCCTCCAGAGGATGACAACTGTTGCATGCTGATTGAGGTgacggaggaggaggtggagaactCTGTGAAGCACATCcccagcctggctacagtg ATCCTGGTGCGAACTATGCTGAGGAAGCGCTCCTTTGGGAACCCCTTCGATTGGGCCCGTAAAGAAGACCGCAGCAATTTGTGTGCTCCAGGGCAAATGCTCAC GAAACAGGAGAGCGGTGATAGCATGAGGAGTATGGAACTGCCCTACGTGGGAGAGGACGAGGCTCTTTCCTGA